Within candidate division KSB1 bacterium, the genomic segment ATCCCTTTCGCATGGGTTACTTGGGGGTAACGGTCTTGTGTCAGCACCTGCAGGGTCAGGCTGTGCCCAAGGTGATCGACACAGGAGTGACTTTGGTGACCAGGGCTAACATAGATGAACCGCGCATCCAGGAGTTGATCAACCCGGACTTGAGCAAATGGCTGGGCAAATGAGCACGTCCCGTGGCCTCGTAATGGAGGGGATAGTCAAGCGGTTCGGAGCCACTGTAGCCCTTGGCGGGGTGGACTTTGCGGTGCGGCCTGGTGAAATCCACGCCCTGGTGGGCGAAAACGGCGCAGGCAAGAGTACCTTAATGAAGATTATCGCCGGTGCCCTCGCCCCAGACACCGGTTGCATGTTCCTGGATGGGCAGGCTTATCGGCCGCGCAACCCGGCGGAGGCCAAACGCGCTGGCGTGGCGATGATCTATCAAGAACTTGCCTTGGCGCCCCATCTCAGCGTGGAAGAGAACATCGTCTTGGGTGCCGAACCGACCCGTTGGGGGCTCCTCAATCGAGCGCAGATGCGTCGCGTGGCAATGCAGGTGTTAAGCCACTTTGGTGACCAAGCCCTTGCTCCCGAGACCCCTGTGCACCGCCTCTCCGTGAACGGCAGGCAGCTGGTGGAGATTGCGCGCGCACTTGCCTCTGGGTGCAAAGTGCTAATCTTGGACGAACCCACCAGCAGCTTGTCGCGGGAAGAAACGGCGAGACTCTTTGGCATCCTGCGCACCCTGCGCGAGCGCGGTCTCTCGATTGTGTACATTTCCCATTTCCTGGAGGAAGTGCAACAAATTGCTGATCGGCTTACCGTGCTGCGGGACGGCAAGGTGGTGGGAACGCACCGTACCGCAGATGTGACCACCGAACAGCTGGTCCGCATGATGGTGGGACGCGAGGTGAGCGAGCTGTATCCGCATGCGCCGCGCACACGGGGCGACCTGGTCCTAGAAGTGGATGGTCTTCGCGGACGACACAAGCCCGTTTCTGCTTCTCTGCAGCTACACCGCGGCGAGGTGCTTGGTATCGCCGGGTTGGTGGGAGCCGGCAGAACAGAGCTCCTGCGCGCCATCTTTGGCCTTGACCCTGTGGTTTCGGGGCGAGTCCGCGTGGGACTGTACGCCGGCCCGGCATCCCCAGTGCGGAGGTGGGCACAAGGAGTGGGGTTCCTCAGCGAGGACCGAAAGGAGGAGGGATTGGTTCCCCATTTTGGCGTGGCCGAGAACATCACATTGACGAGAATGGGGCAGATGGCTCCTCTGCGAATTCTCTCCAGGGGTAGGCTGCGGGCTGACGCACAGTCGATTATCAACGAACTGGACATTCGTTGCCGCGATCCTGAGCAGCGCGTGGTCCACCTTTCCGGCGGAAATCAACAGAAGGTGGCCCTGGGCCGGTTGCTCGTGCACAATGTGGATGTGTTGCTTTTGGACGAGCCCACGAAGGGCATCGACGTTGCCGCAAAGGCGACCGTGTACCGCATCATCGACGGGCTGGCCACCGGTGCGCTGAGCCCGGACCGTAAACCCAAGGCGATTCTCCTGGTAAGCAGCTACTTGCCGGAGTTGATGGGTGTATGCGATCGCATTGCCGTCATGCGCCGGGGTCGCCTGGGCCCGGCAGTCCCGATAGCTCAGCTTGATGAGCAAAAACTCATGCAGGCCGCCACCCTAAACCAAGAAGGAGCATAAAGCCCGTCATGCGTTTCAACCTGCCTGGACAGAGCGATGCATCGGTATCCCCCCGTCGACTCTTGAGCGGATTAGGGCCATTTCTTGCGCTGTTCTTGGTGTTCGGCTTTTTCGCCGTCCTCAATCCGCGTATGGCCTCCCTTGGTGCCGTGGAGACGATCGTGCAGCAGACGGTGATCGTGGGTGTTGCCGCCATTGGCATGACCATGGTGATCGTGTCGGGGGGCATTGACCTTTCGGCCGGCTCCATCATTGCCCTCGGCTCGGTGGTGGTAGCCCAAATGATGGTACTGTGGGGGGCAAACCCCTTCCTTGCTGCAGTGACCGGCATCGCGGCAGGGGCGCTGTGCGGTGCCATCAACGGCCTGGTGATAACTCGGCTCCGCGTCATTCCCTTCATCGTTACCCTCGGCACGCTGCTCATTGTCAGAGGTCTGGCCAAAGGTCTTGCCAACAGCATGCCGGTCAACGTGGGACAGACGTGGTTGAGCGAACTACTGGCGGCCTTGCCCGCAGAGCGCAGGTGGATGCTTGTGCCGCCGGGGGCCTGGCTGATGCTCATGTTGGCCGCCCTCGTGGCGGGATTCTTGCATTATACGCCGCTGGGCAGGCGCATTTTCGCCGTCGGCTCCAACGAGCAGGCAGCCCGCCTGTGTGGGGTGGATGTGCAGAGCGTCAAGACCTTTGTCTACACGGCAGCAGGTGCGTTCTCAGGATTGG encodes:
- a CDS encoding sugar ABC transporter ATP-binding protein; this translates as MSTSRGLVMEGIVKRFGATVALGGVDFAVRPGEIHALVGENGAGKSTLMKIIAGALAPDTGCMFLDGQAYRPRNPAEAKRAGVAMIYQELALAPHLSVEENIVLGAEPTRWGLLNRAQMRRVAMQVLSHFGDQALAPETPVHRLSVNGRQLVEIARALASGCKVLILDEPTSSLSREETARLFGILRTLRERGLSIVYISHFLEEVQQIADRLTVLRDGKVVGTHRTADVTTEQLVRMMVGREVSELYPHAPRTRGDLVLEVDGLRGRHKPVSASLQLHRGEVLGIAGLVGAGRTELLRAIFGLDPVVSGRVRVGLYAGPASPVRRWAQGVGFLSEDRKEEGLVPHFGVAENITLTRMGQMAPLRILSRGRLRADAQSIINELDIRCRDPEQRVVHLSGGNQQKVALGRLLVHNVDVLLLDEPTKGIDVAAKATVYRIIDGLATGALSPDRKPKAILLVSSYLPELMGVCDRIAVMRRGRLGPAVPIAQLDEQKLMQAATLNQEGA
- a CDS encoding ABC transporter permease, with amino-acid sequence MRFNLPGQSDASVSPRRLLSGLGPFLALFLVFGFFAVLNPRMASLGAVETIVQQTVIVGVAAIGMTMVIVSGGIDLSAGSIIALGSVVVAQMMVLWGANPFLAAVTGIAAGALCGAINGLVITRLRVIPFIVTLGTLLIVRGLAKGLANSMPVNVGQTWLSELLAALPAERRWMLVPPGAWLMLMLAALVAGFLHYTPLGRRIFAVGSNEQAARLCGVDVQSVKTFVYTAAGAFSGLAGVMLMSYQEQGDPTAAVGLELDVIAAVVIGGGSLSGGEGSILGSLVGAVIMTVIRTGCQLNGWPTWLTQVVTGAVIVVAVVVDRLRHRQ